A single Ziziphus jujuba cultivar Dongzao chromosome 11, ASM3175591v1 DNA region contains:
- the LOC107432667 gene encoding uncharacterized protein LOC107432667, producing the protein MNSPARRSAEEEEEDEHGEVFIDESDIIDEVNVDEEDLPDAEDAASDAEFAEEDDDSVHIFTGHKGELYAVSCSPTDAALVATGGGDDKGFLWRIGQGDWAFELQGHKDSVSSLAFSTDGQLLASGSFDGIIKIWDIALGNLKCTLEGPSGGIEWVRWHPRGHLVLAGSEDSTIWMWNADRASYLNMFSGHGSTVTCGDFTPDGKTICTGSDDATLRIWNPRSGENIHVVRGHPYHTEGLTCLAITSDSSLALTGSKDSTVHIVNITTGKVVSSLVSHSDSIECIGLAPSSPWAATGGMDQKLIIWDLQHSLPRSTCDHEDGVTCLTWLGGSRFLATGCVDGKVRLWDSLSGDCVRTFSGHSDAIQSLSASANGDSLVSVSLDATARVFEIGEYR; encoded by the exons atgaacagCCCAGCTCGCCGTTcagctgaagaagaagaagaagacgaacaTGGCGAGGTTTTCATCGACGAGTCCGATATCATCGACGAAGTTAACGTCGACGAAGAAG ATCTTCCTGATGCCGAAGACGCGGCTTCTGATGCTGAATTTGCTG AGGAAGATGACGATTCGGTTCACATATTCACGGGCCACAAGG GTGAACTTTACGCAGTTTCTTGCAGCCCAACCGATGCTGCATTAGTGGCAACGGGGGGTGGTGATGACAAAGGTTTTCTTTGGAGGATTGGTCAAGGAGATTGGGCTTTTGAGCTCCAAG GTCATAAGGATTCAGTGTCTAGTTTGGCATTTAGCACCGACGGACAGTTGCTTGCATCTGGAAGCTTTGACGGAATTATTAAAATCTGGGACATAGCTTTAGGAAATCTCAAATGCACACTTGAAGGTCCTTCTGGGGGTATTGAG TGGGTCAGGTGGCATCCTAGAGGGCATCTTGTCTTGGCTGGTTCAGAGGATTCTACCATTTGGATGTGGAATGCTGATAGAGCTTCATATCTTAATATGTTCTCAGGTCATGGTAGTACCGTGACTTGTGGTGATTTTACCCCTGATG GTAAAACTATATGTACTGGTTCTGATGATGCAACTTTGAGGATATGGAATCCAAGAAGTGGTGAAAACATTCATGTTGTACGAG GTCATCCATATCATACCGAAGGATTGACATGCTTGGCAATAACCTCTGACTCATCTCTTGCTCTTACTGGTTCAAAGGATAGTACTGTTCACATTGTGAATATAACAACTGGGAAG GTGGTTAGTTCTCTGGTTTCTCATTCAGATTCAATTGAATGCATTGGGCTTGCACCGAG TTCTCCTTGGGCTGCAACTGGAGGTATGGATCAGAAACTTATTATCTGGGATTTACAGCATTCATTGCCCCGAAGCACATGTGATCATGAG GATGGAGTGACTTGCTTAACATGGCTTGGGGGATCCAGGTTCCTAGCCACAGGCTGTGTGGACGGGAAAGTGAGATTATGGGATAGTCTCTCTGGTGATTGTGTGAGGACCTTTAGTGGGCACTCTGATGCCATTCAATCTCTCTCTGCTTCTGCAAATGGAGATTCCCTTGTTTCAGTGTCTCTTGATGCAACAGCCCGGGTTTTTGAGATTGGAGAGTATCGATAA